One Glycine max cultivar Williams 82 chromosome 6, Glycine_max_v4.0, whole genome shotgun sequence DNA segment encodes these proteins:
- the NAC2 gene encoding NAC domain protein NAC2, producing the protein MASELELPPGFRFHPTDEELVLHYLCRKCASQPIAVPIIAEIDLYKYDPWDLPGLATYGEKEWYFFSPRDRKYPNGSRPNRAAGTGYWKATGADKPIGQPKPVGIKKALVFYAGKAPKGDKSNWIMHEYRLADVDRSVRKKNTLRLDDWVLCRIYNKKGTIEKLQPSSDVAHSRNIESSEIEDRKPEILKSGGGCLPPPVPVPAPPQATAKTDYMYFDPSDSIPKLHTDSSCSEQVVSPEFASEVQSEPKWNEWEKSLEFPFNYVDATLNNSFMAQFQGNNQMLSPLQDMFMYWPNKSF; encoded by the exons ATGGCATCAGAGCTTGAATTGCCCCCAGGCTTCAGATTCCATCCAACGGACGAGGAGCTGGTGTTGCACTATCTCTGCCGCAAATGCGCGTCGCAGCCAATCGCCGTTCCCATCATCGCCGAAATCGACCTCTACAAATACGACCCCTGGGACTTACCCG GATTGGCTACTTATGGAGAGAAAGAGTGGTACTTCTTTTCACCACGGGACCGGAAATACCCAAACGGTTCGAGGCCGAACCGGGCGGCTGGCACCGGTTACTGGAAGGCAACCGGGGCGGATAAGCCCATTGGTCAGCCCAAACCGGTTGGGATTAAAAAAGCTTTGGTGTTTTACGCAGGGAAAGCTCCTAAAGGGGACAAAAGCAATTGGATCATGCACGAGTATCGTCTCGCAGACGTAGATCGCTCCGTTCGCAAAAAGAACACCCTAAGG TTGGATGATTGGGTGCTTTGCCGTATTTACAACAAGAAGGGCACGATCGAGAAACTGCAACCAAGCAGCGATGTTGCTCATAGCCGAAATATCGAATCCTCGGAGATCGAAGACAGGAAGCCGGAGATTCTGAAAAGCGGAGGAGGTTGTCTTCCGCCGCCTGTGCCGGTGCCTGCGCCGCCGCAAGCGACGGCGAAGACGGATTACATGTACTTCGACCCGTCGGATTCAATCCCGAAGCTGCACACGGACTCGAGCTGTTCGGAGCAGGTGGTATCGCCGGAATTCGCGAGCGAGGTGCAAAGCGAGCCCAAGTGGAACGAGTGGGAGAAAAGCCTCGAATTTCCATTTAATTACGTGGATGCCACTCTCAACAACAGCTTCATGGCCCAATTCCAGGGCAATAATCAGATGTTGTCGCCGCTGCAGGACATGTTCATGTACTGGCCCAACAAGTCCTTTTGA
- the LOC100782652 gene encoding replication factor C subunit 3 — protein sequence MAQTTHPMDIDDHTYTASPDKGKSVVFAGNPPAAGKAIPWVEKYRPQSLDDVAAHRDIVDTIDRLTTENRLPHLLLYGPPGTGKTSTILAVARKLYGSQYQNMILELNASDDRGIDVVRQQIQDFASTQSLSFGVKSSVKLVLLDEADAMTKDAQFALRRVIEKYTKSTRFALICNHVNKIIPALQSRCTRFRFAPLDAVHVTERLKHVIKAEGLDVEDSGLAAFVRLSNGDMRKALNILQSTHMASQQITEEAVYLCTGNPLPKDIELISYWLLNEQFADSFKRIDEMKTRKGLALIDIVREVTMFVFKIKMPSAVRVQLMNDLADIEYRLSFGCNDKLQLGSVIASFTRARSALVAAAT from the exons ATGGCGCAGACGACCCATCCCATGGACATCGACGACCACACTTACACCGCCAGTCCTGACAAGGGCAAAAGTGTCGTCTTCGCCGGAAACCCTCCCGCCGCCGGCAAGGCCATTCCGTGGGTCGAAAAATACCGCCCTCAGTCCCTCGACGACGTCGCTGCTCACCGTGACATTGTCGATACAA TTGATAGGCTAACCACTGAGAACAGATTGCCCCATCTTCTGTTGTATGGCCCTCCTGGCACGGGCAAAACATCAACGATTCTTGCTGTGGCACGCAAACTGTATGGTTCACAGTACCAAAATATGATTTTGGAGCTCAATGCATCCGATGATAGAGGAATTGATGTCGTGCGCCAGCAGATTCAAGATTTTGCTAGCACTCAGAGCTTATCATTTGG TGTTAAGTCCTCTGTAAAATTGGTATTGTTAGATGAAGCAGATGCCATGACAAAGGATGCCCAATTTGCGCTACGTAGAG TGATTGAGAAATATACAAAAAGCACTAGGTTTGCACTTATCTGTAATCATGTAAACAAGATTATTCCCGCACTTCAATCAAGATGCACTCGGTTTCGGTTTGCCCCTCTTGATGCTGTCCATGTCACTGAAAGACTGAAACATGTTATTAAGGCCGAAGG GCTTGATGTTGAGGACAGTGGCTTAGCAGCTTTTGTTCGGCTTAGCAATGGTGATATGAGAAAGGCTTTGAATATTCTTCAG TCAACACATATGGCTTCTCAGCAGATAACAGAAGAAGCTGTTTACCTGTGCACTGGAAATCCATTGCCAAAAGACATTGAGCTAATATCTTACTGGCTTCTAAATGAACAATTTGCAGATAGCTTTAAAA GAATAGATGAAATGAAGACAAGGAAAGGGTTGGCCCTGATTGATATTGTCAGAGAAGTGACAAT GTTTGTTTTTAAGATTAAGATGCCTTCAGCTGTGCGAGTACAGTTGATGAATGATTTGGCAGATATAGA GTACAGATTAAGTTTTGGGTGCAACGATAAGCTTCAGCTTGGATCGGTTATTGCTTCTTTTACACGTGCTAGATCTGCACTGGTTGCAGCTGCTACATAG
- the LOC100783194 gene encoding aspartic proteinase Asp1 has translation MVAKSRGIPLTTLLLILFLSAIVPTSLSDQVLNSKNPRPSSSASSLGSSVAFQIKGNVYPLGYYTVSLAIGNPPKVYDLDIDTGSDLTWVQCDAPCQGCTIPRNRLYKPNGNLVKCGDPLCKAIQSAPNHHCAGPNEQCDYEVEYADQGSSLGVLLRDNIPLKFTNGSLARPILAFGCGYDQKHVGHNPSASTAGVLGLGNGKTSILSQLHSLGLIRNVVGHCLSERGGGFLFFGDQLVPQSGVVWTPLLQSSSTQHYKTGPADLFFDRKPTSVKGLQLIFDSGSSYTYFNSKAHKALVNLVTNDLRGKPLSRATEDSSLPICWRGPKPFKSLHDVTSNFKPLLLSFTKSKNSLLQLPPEAYLIVTKHGNVCLGILDGTEIGLGNTNIIGDISLQDKLVIYDNEKQQIGWASANCDRSSNS, from the exons aTGGTTGCGAAAAGCAGGGGAATTCCATTGACGACGCTTTTACTCATTCTGTTCCTTTCTGCCATTGTCCCAACCTCTCTCTCGGATCAGGTTCTCAACTCCAAGAATCCAAGACCTTCAAGCTCTGCTTCTTCCCTTGGTTCCTCTGTTGCTTTTCAGATTAAAGGAAATGTATATCCACTTGG GTATTACACGGTGAGCCTTGCCATTGGCAATCCCCCCAAGGTTTATGATCTTGACATTGACACAGGTAGTGATCTCACTTGGGTTCAGTGTGATGCACCATGCCAAGGTTGCACCATA CCTCGAAATCGACTTTATAAACCCAATGGCAACCTTGTGAAATGTGGGGATCCCTTGTGTAAAGCAATCCAGTCAGCACCAAACCATCACTGTGCTGGACCAAATGAGCAATGCGACTATGAGGTTGAGTATGCAGACCAAGGATCATCTCTCGGTGTGCTACTCAGAGATAATATTCCCCTTAAATTCACTAACGGGTCTTTAGCACGTCCTATCCTGGCTTTCGG GTGTGGATATGATCAAAAACATGTTGGTCATAATCCCTCAGCTTCCACAGCAGGGGTTCTTGGCCTTGGAAATGGCAAGACAAGCATTCTGTCTCAGCTTCACTCTCTTGGCCTAATTCGCAATGTGGTAGGCCACTGCTTAAGTGAAAGAGGAGGAGGCTTTTTATTCTTTGGAGATCAGCTTGTTCCCCAATCTGGAGTTGTTTGGACACCCTTATTGCAGAGTTCCTCCAC ACAACACTATAAAACAGGACCAGCAGACCTGTTTTTCGATAGAAAGCCTACTTCTGTGAAGGGCCTTCAACTTATCTTTGATAGTGGGAGCTCCTACACATACTTCAATTCCAAAGCTCATAAAGCTCTTGTTAATCTG GTAACTAATGATTTAAGGGGAAAGCCATTGAGTAGAGCAACTGAGGATTCATCACTACCAATTTGTTGGAGGGGTCCAAAGCCTTTCAAATCTCTGCATGATGTCACTAGCAATTTTAAGCCACTATTACTGAGCTTCACAAAATCAAAGAACTCGCTGCTGCAGCTACCACCAGAAGCTTATCTAATTGTCACT AAACATGGCAATGTCTGCTTGGGAATTCTAGATGGCACTGAAATAGGACTAGGAAATACTAACATAATTGGAG ATATCTCTTTACAAGATAAGTTAGTGATTTATGACAACGAGAAACAGCAGATTGGATGGGCCTCTGCCAATTGTGATAGATCTTccaattcataa
- the ALDH3H2 gene encoding aldehyde dehydrogenase family 3 member H2 isoform X1: MSVEEMQSQKRNVFDAETASSLVKELRDNFGSGRTRSYEWRVSQVKALLKAVVDNEEQIVDALRSDLAKPPLETIVYEVGMFKNSCEVILKELKQWMKPEKVKTSIRTFPSSAEIVPEPLGVVLVISAWNYPILLSLDPVVGAIAAGNAVVLKPSEIAPASSSLLLKLIEKYCDNSFIRVVEGAVDETTALLQQKWDKIFYTGNGKVGRIVMTAAAKHLTPVVLELGGKSPVVVDSNVDLQVLPKPLGFSITFYYFILFQFHILLKINLYSQIAARRIISGKWGLNNGQACISPDYVITTKDCAPKLVDALKTELEKCYGKNPLESEDLSRIVTSNHFARLSKLLDDDKVAGKIVYGGEKDEKKLRIAPTLLLDVPRDSLIMGEEIFGPLLPIITVNKVEESIDLINSGTKPLAAYIFTTNKKLKEQFVMNVPAGGLLVNDTVLHLVVDTLPFGGVGESGMGAYHGKFSFDAFTHKKAVLYRSFAGDSSLRYPPYTDTKLRLMKALIGGRFLGIIRALFGWS; encoded by the exons atgtCGGTTGAGGAGATGCAGTCACAGAAGAGGAATGTGTTTGACGCAGAAACGGCGTCGTCCTTGGTGAAGGAGCTGAGGGACAACTTCGGTTCGGGAAGGACTCGGAGTTATGAATGGAGAGTGTCACAAGTGAAGGCTCTGTTGAAGGCGGTGGTTGATAACGAGGAACAGATCGTCGACGCTCTTCGTTCCGACCTAGCCAAGCCTCCACTCGAAACCATCGTCTACGAG GTTGGTATGTTTAAAAACTCATGTGAAGTCATACTGAAGGAATTGAAACAATGGATGAAGCCAGAAAAG GTCAAAACATCAATCAGAACTTTTCCTTCGTCAGCTGAAATAGTACCTGAACCACTGGGTGTTGTGTTGGTCATCTCTGCATGGAACTATCcaattt TGTTGTCTCTTGATCCAGTCGTTGGAGCTATAGCTGCTGGGAATGCTGTGGTTCTAAAACCATCAGAAATTGCTCCTGcctcatcatcattattattaaaattgatagaGAAGTATTGTGATAACTCATTTATAAGAGTTGTGGAGGGGGCAGTTGATGAAACAACCGCACTATTGCAGCAAAAGTGGGACAAGATTTTCTACACag GCAATGGAAAAGTGGGAAGAATAGTGATGACTGCTGCTGCAAAACACCTTACACCAGTTGTGCTGGAGCTTGGAGGAAAATCTCCTGTTGTTGTTGATTCCAATGTCGATTTGCAGGTATTGCCTAAGCCTCTTGGTTTTTCaattactttttattactttattctctttcaatttcatattttacttaaaattaatttgtattcaCAGATAGCAGCTAGGCGAATAATTTCTGGCAAGTGGGGATTGAATAATGGACAAGCCTGCATTTCTCCAGATTATGTTATAACAACAAAAGATTGTGCTCCCAAGTTG GTGGATGCCCTAAAGACTGAATTGGAGAAATGTTATGGAAAGAACCCGTTGGAATCAGAAGATTTGTCTCGGATTGTGACTTCCAACCACTTTGCTCGATTGTCAAAGCTATTGGATGATGATAAGGTTGCTGGCAAGATTGTTTATGGAGGTGAAAAGGATGAAAAGAAATT AAGGATTGCTCCCACTCTTTTATTGGATGTTCCGCGAGATTCTCTGATAATGGGTGAGGAGATATTTGGTCCATTACTTCCTATTATCACG GTGAATAAAGTGGAAGAAAGTATTGATTTGATCAACTCAGGAACAAAGCCCCTGGCTGCATATATATTTACAACCAACAAGAAGTTAAAGGAGCAGTTCGTAATGAATGTTCCTGCAGGGGGTTTGCTTGTCAATGACACTGTCTTACAt CTTGTCGTTGATACTTTGCCATTTGGGGGAGTTGGGGAGAGTGGAATGGGTGCATACCATGGGAAGTtctcttttgatgcttttacaCACAAAAAGGCAGTTCTTTATCGCAGTTTTGCTGGTGATTCATCATTAAGGTACCCACCATACACGGATACAAAGCTGAGATTGATGAAGGCTCTCATCGGTGGTCGTTTCCTCGGAATAATTCGTGCTCTTTTCGGATGGTCCTAA
- the ALDH3H2 gene encoding aldehyde dehydrogenase family 3 member H2 — translation MSVEEMQSQKRNVFDAETASSLVKELRDNFGSGRTRSYEWRVSQVKALLKAVVDNEEQIVDALRSDLAKPPLETIVYEVGMFKNSCEVILKELKQWMKPEKVKTSIRTFPSSAEIVPEPLGVVLVISAWNYPILLSLDPVVGAIAAGNAVVLKPSEIAPASSSLLLKLIEKYCDNSFIRVVEGAVDETTALLQQKWDKIFYTGNGKVGRIVMTAAAKHLTPVVLELGGKSPVVVDSNVDLQIAARRIISGKWGLNNGQACISPDYVITTKDCAPKLVDALKTELEKCYGKNPLESEDLSRIVTSNHFARLSKLLDDDKVAGKIVYGGEKDEKKLRIAPTLLLDVPRDSLIMGEEIFGPLLPIITVNKVEESIDLINSGTKPLAAYIFTTNKKLKEQFVMNVPAGGLLVNDTVLHLVVDTLPFGGVGESGMGAYHGKFSFDAFTHKKAVLYRSFAGDSSLRYPPYTDTKLRLMKALIGGRFLGIIRALFGWS, via the exons atgtCGGTTGAGGAGATGCAGTCACAGAAGAGGAATGTGTTTGACGCAGAAACGGCGTCGTCCTTGGTGAAGGAGCTGAGGGACAACTTCGGTTCGGGAAGGACTCGGAGTTATGAATGGAGAGTGTCACAAGTGAAGGCTCTGTTGAAGGCGGTGGTTGATAACGAGGAACAGATCGTCGACGCTCTTCGTTCCGACCTAGCCAAGCCTCCACTCGAAACCATCGTCTACGAG GTTGGTATGTTTAAAAACTCATGTGAAGTCATACTGAAGGAATTGAAACAATGGATGAAGCCAGAAAAG GTCAAAACATCAATCAGAACTTTTCCTTCGTCAGCTGAAATAGTACCTGAACCACTGGGTGTTGTGTTGGTCATCTCTGCATGGAACTATCcaattt TGTTGTCTCTTGATCCAGTCGTTGGAGCTATAGCTGCTGGGAATGCTGTGGTTCTAAAACCATCAGAAATTGCTCCTGcctcatcatcattattattaaaattgatagaGAAGTATTGTGATAACTCATTTATAAGAGTTGTGGAGGGGGCAGTTGATGAAACAACCGCACTATTGCAGCAAAAGTGGGACAAGATTTTCTACACag GCAATGGAAAAGTGGGAAGAATAGTGATGACTGCTGCTGCAAAACACCTTACACCAGTTGTGCTGGAGCTTGGAGGAAAATCTCCTGTTGTTGTTGATTCCAATGTCGATTTGCAG ATAGCAGCTAGGCGAATAATTTCTGGCAAGTGGGGATTGAATAATGGACAAGCCTGCATTTCTCCAGATTATGTTATAACAACAAAAGATTGTGCTCCCAAGTTG GTGGATGCCCTAAAGACTGAATTGGAGAAATGTTATGGAAAGAACCCGTTGGAATCAGAAGATTTGTCTCGGATTGTGACTTCCAACCACTTTGCTCGATTGTCAAAGCTATTGGATGATGATAAGGTTGCTGGCAAGATTGTTTATGGAGGTGAAAAGGATGAAAAGAAATT AAGGATTGCTCCCACTCTTTTATTGGATGTTCCGCGAGATTCTCTGATAATGGGTGAGGAGATATTTGGTCCATTACTTCCTATTATCACG GTGAATAAAGTGGAAGAAAGTATTGATTTGATCAACTCAGGAACAAAGCCCCTGGCTGCATATATATTTACAACCAACAAGAAGTTAAAGGAGCAGTTCGTAATGAATGTTCCTGCAGGGGGTTTGCTTGTCAATGACACTGTCTTACAt CTTGTCGTTGATACTTTGCCATTTGGGGGAGTTGGGGAGAGTGGAATGGGTGCATACCATGGGAAGTtctcttttgatgcttttacaCACAAAAAGGCAGTTCTTTATCGCAGTTTTGCTGGTGATTCATCATTAAGGTACCCACCATACACGGATACAAAGCTGAGATTGATGAAGGCTCTCATCGGTGGTCGTTTCCTCGGAATAATTCGTGCTCTTTTCGGATGGTCCTAA